Proteins found in one Erythrobacter sp. KY5 genomic segment:
- a CDS encoding NADH-quinone oxidoreductase subunit M, producing the protein MDFPILTTMMLVPLAGAIACLFAGNASRVIALGATLVTFGLGVMLWVNYEIGGAQWQFQERYNLVAGFSYALGIDGIALMLIMLSVFLMPICILASWEGITKRIGEYMSAFLFMEVLMIGTFAAQDIFLFYIMFEAGLIPMYLIIGVWGGDNRIYASYKFFLYTLLGSVLMLVAMFWMVAEAGTSYIPALMEYPFPGGAQTWLWLAFFASFAVKVPMWPFHTWLPDAHVQAPTAGSVILAGVLLKLGGYGFIRFSLPMFPEASADFAWFVFILSMIAVVYTSLVALVQADMKKLIAYSSVAHMAIVTVGLFAFNVQGLEGAMIVMLSHGLVSGALFLCVGVIYDRLHTREIERYGGLSINMPYYAIFFLLFTMASIGLPGTSGFVGEFLSLAGIYQTSSLVALICTTGIILGAAYMLYLYRRVAFGGQKNPDAAAMSDMTVREWVMMAPIAAVVLWMGVYPESFLAPMRADIAVLDAQIAAAAPASDADLAAGDPRAEAANAIEYDHAEGEGH; encoded by the coding sequence ATGGATTTTCCCATCCTCACCACCATGATGCTGGTGCCGCTCGCTGGAGCGATTGCCTGCTTGTTTGCAGGAAATGCTTCCCGCGTGATTGCGCTAGGCGCGACGCTCGTAACCTTTGGTCTGGGCGTGATGCTGTGGGTCAATTACGAAATCGGCGGCGCACAGTGGCAGTTCCAGGAACGCTACAACCTCGTCGCTGGCTTCTCTTACGCGTTAGGCATCGACGGCATCGCCTTGATGCTCATCATGCTGAGCGTCTTCCTGATGCCGATCTGCATTCTCGCCAGTTGGGAAGGTATCACCAAGCGCATTGGCGAATACATGAGCGCCTTCCTGTTCATGGAAGTCCTTATGATCGGGACGTTCGCTGCGCAGGATATCTTCCTGTTCTACATCATGTTCGAGGCGGGTCTTATCCCGATGTACCTGATCATCGGTGTATGGGGCGGCGATAACCGGATTTACGCGAGCTACAAATTCTTCCTCTACACGCTGCTCGGATCAGTTCTTATGCTGGTGGCGATGTTCTGGATGGTGGCCGAGGCCGGCACTTCCTACATCCCGGCGCTGATGGAATACCCGTTCCCTGGCGGAGCGCAGACCTGGCTGTGGCTCGCCTTCTTCGCGAGCTTTGCGGTGAAGGTCCCCATGTGGCCTTTCCACACCTGGCTTCCCGATGCTCACGTTCAGGCGCCGACCGCGGGGTCGGTAATCCTCGCCGGCGTTCTGCTCAAGCTTGGCGGGTACGGTTTTATCCGGTTCAGCCTTCCGATGTTCCCGGAAGCCAGCGCTGACTTCGCATGGTTTGTCTTCATCCTCTCTATGATCGCAGTGGTCTACACCTCGCTCGTCGCGCTCGTGCAGGCGGACATGAAGAAGCTCATCGCCTATTCGTCGGTCGCTCACATGGCGATTGTCACCGTCGGCTTGTTCGCATTCAACGTGCAGGGGCTTGAGGGCGCGATGATTGTCATGCTTTCGCACGGCCTTGTGTCGGGCGCGCTCTTCCTGTGCGTGGGCGTGATCTACGACCGCCTGCATACGCGCGAAATCGAGCGTTACGGCGGGTTGTCGATCAACATGCCTTATTATGCGATCTTTTTCCTGCTGTTCACGATGGCCTCGATCGGCCTGCCGGGCACCAGCGGCTTCGTTGGCGAGTTCCTCTCGCTCGCCGGCATCTATCAGACTTCCAGCCTCGTGGCGCTGATCTGCACCACCGGTATCATTCTTGGCGCTGCCTACATGCTTTACCTCTACCGCCGCGTCGCTTTCGGGGGCCAGAAAAACCCTGATGCGGCGGCCATGTCCGACATGACCGTTCGCGAATGGGTGATGATGGCACCGATCGCAGCCGTGGTGCTGTGGATGGGCGTTTATCCAGAGAGCTTCCTTGCTCCGATGCGTGCGGACATTGCGGTGCTCGATGCCCAGATCGCGGCTGCGGCTCCTGCCAGCGATGCCGATCTTGCCGCAGGTGATCCTCGCGCGGAGGCGGCCAACGCCATCGAGTATGATCACGCCGAAGGGGAGGGTCACTGA
- a CDS encoding ribonuclease J, whose translation MKKNYTPEKELLFLALGGSGEIGMNVNLYGCDGKWLMVDLGMTFSGGEYPGVDLVFADLEFIEERTKDLLGIVLTHAHEDHIGAVPYFAGELGVPLYATPFTAELVARKLEEAGLLGQVEINIIEEDHGQIEIGPFSITYLPLAHSIAEGNALLIDTPYGRVFHTGDWKLDEDPIIGEPTTEKELRAIGDDGVLALVCDSTNVFNPNPSGSEGAVHKGLMEEIALHSGKRVLVTTFASNVARLHTLGEVARETGRQLCVAGRSLDRIIEVAQDNGYLEDFPEPVDFDTAMSLPRGEVLILATGGQGEPRAALARIADDNHPLELVPGDVVLFSSRQIPGNEIAIGKMQNQLAAKGITMITDRQSLIHVSGHPGRPELEALYDWLKPEVLVPVHGEIRHMAEQARLGKACGIPAGVVQKNGDVVRLAPGKPGKIAEVLSGRLVLDGDIIAPADGEAVTTRRRISFEGLVVVVLARGQTPVIEAIGLPLDEDLPDFVEETQNDILKAIGKLKGRDASDPVAVHEAARLAARRSARRWSGKNPQVRVIMPGLGSPEAD comes from the coding sequence GTGAAGAAGAATTACACTCCTGAAAAGGAACTGCTTTTCCTGGCCCTTGGTGGATCAGGCGAAATTGGAATGAACGTCAACCTTTATGGCTGCGATGGAAAGTGGCTAATGGTCGATCTGGGGATGACGTTTTCGGGCGGCGAATATCCCGGTGTCGACCTTGTCTTTGCCGATCTTGAATTCATTGAAGAGCGAACCAAGGACCTTCTGGGAATTGTCCTCACTCACGCGCATGAAGATCACATCGGTGCCGTACCGTATTTTGCCGGTGAGCTGGGCGTGCCGCTCTATGCGACGCCGTTCACGGCTGAACTCGTGGCTCGCAAGCTTGAGGAAGCTGGCTTGCTCGGACAGGTTGAGATCAACATCATTGAAGAAGATCATGGGCAGATCGAGATCGGCCCCTTCTCCATAACCTACCTACCGCTTGCTCACTCCATCGCAGAAGGCAACGCGCTCCTGATCGACACCCCGTATGGCCGGGTGTTTCATACCGGCGACTGGAAGCTCGACGAAGATCCGATCATCGGCGAACCTACGACGGAAAAGGAACTGCGCGCTATCGGTGACGACGGCGTTCTTGCGCTGGTTTGCGACTCCACCAACGTCTTCAATCCCAACCCATCCGGATCGGAAGGTGCGGTTCACAAAGGATTGATGGAGGAGATTGCGCTGCATTCTGGAAAGCGCGTGCTGGTTACTACCTTTGCCAGCAATGTCGCGCGTTTGCACACGCTCGGCGAAGTTGCTCGAGAAACCGGCCGGCAATTGTGCGTGGCGGGACGCTCGCTCGACCGCATTATCGAAGTGGCGCAGGATAACGGCTACCTGGAGGACTTTCCGGAACCGGTCGATTTTGACACTGCCATGAGCCTTCCTCGCGGCGAGGTCCTGATCCTTGCGACCGGCGGACAGGGGGAGCCGCGTGCTGCGTTGGCCCGCATTGCAGACGACAACCACCCGCTAGAACTGGTGCCGGGTGACGTCGTGCTTTTCTCGTCGCGACAGATCCCCGGCAATGAAATCGCGATCGGCAAGATGCAGAACCAGCTGGCCGCCAAGGGGATCACCATGATCACCGACCGCCAGAGCCTGATCCATGTCTCTGGCCATCCGGGCCGCCCAGAGCTTGAGGCGCTGTACGACTGGCTGAAGCCAGAAGTGCTGGTTCCGGTCCACGGCGAAATCCGCCACATGGCCGAGCAAGCTCGTCTCGGGAAAGCGTGCGGCATTCCTGCGGGTGTCGTGCAGAAGAATGGCGATGTGGTTCGCCTTGCACCCGGAAAACCCGGCAAGATCGCAGAGGTTTTGAGCGGACGCCTTGTCCTCGACGGAGACATAATCGCACCGGCTGATGGCGAAGCGGTGACGACTCGCCGCCGGATATCCTTTGAAGGTCTGGTAGTCGTAGTGCTCGCCCGCGGACAGACGCCCGTGATTGAGGCTATTGGTTTGCCGCTTGATGAAGATCTGCCTGATTTTGTTGAAGAGACCCAGAACGATATCCTGAAGGCCATTGGCAAGCTCAAGGGACGCGATGCCTCTGATCCGGTGGCCGTGCACGAAGCGGCGCGCCTCGCAGCGCGGCGTTCTGCGAGGCGGTGGTCGGGCAAGAATCCGCAAGTCCGGGTGATAATGCCGGGCCTGGGCTCACCGGAGGCTGACTGA
- a CDS encoding Hpt domain-containing protein → MAYESGALDATLAAAAGDDPALLGELRSAFVESAHKQLDLLKRSRCDGNWNVAAMRLKGLAASFHAEELLLAAENALSCAPGEPAAIRQIETVLDRFDGRGAGFQ, encoded by the coding sequence ATGGCCTATGAAAGCGGAGCCCTTGATGCGACATTAGCTGCGGCTGCCGGAGATGATCCGGCGCTGCTCGGCGAGTTGCGTTCTGCATTCGTGGAGAGCGCGCACAAGCAGCTCGATCTGCTCAAACGCTCACGCTGCGATGGCAACTGGAATGTCGCCGCGATGCGACTCAAGGGCCTGGCCGCCAGCTTCCACGCCGAGGAATTGTTGCTCGCTGCCGAAAACGCGCTGTCATGCGCGCCGGGTGAGCCTGCGGCCATTCGCCAGATCGAGACGGTTCTGGACCGCTTCGATGGCCGGGGCGCAGGGTTCCAGTAA
- a CDS encoding type III pantothenate kinase yields the protein MLLAADVGNTNVVFALFEADGEGGYVCPPRARWRIATDPRRTGDEYAVWLLQLLTIEGVSRDDISQIVYASVVPRADHNLSVLSQKYFGITPLKAGEGKAAWKFEIDVDQPSSLGADRALNILAAHQKYGGDIIAIDFGTATKFEAIDFNGTYKGGSIAPGINLSLDALVGKTAKLPRIAIRSPESTSVIGRNTEDQMLIGVFWGYVAMMEGIVARMKKEIGRPTKVIATGGLAILFDEATDIFDIVDADLTIEGLAILARQAAE from the coding sequence ATGCTGTTGGCGGCCGATGTCGGAAATACCAATGTCGTTTTCGCCCTGTTCGAAGCGGACGGGGAGGGCGGCTATGTCTGCCCACCGCGCGCTCGCTGGAGAATTGCGACCGATCCGCGTCGAACGGGAGACGAATACGCTGTATGGCTGCTGCAATTGCTGACCATTGAAGGCGTGAGCCGTGACGATATCAGCCAGATTGTATACGCCTCAGTCGTGCCGCGCGCCGATCACAATCTCAGCGTGCTGTCACAGAAATACTTTGGCATCACTCCGCTCAAAGCAGGCGAGGGCAAGGCAGCCTGGAAGTTTGAGATAGACGTCGATCAGCCCAGTTCGCTGGGTGCGGACCGGGCGCTCAACATCCTCGCTGCGCACCAGAAATATGGCGGTGATATCATCGCAATCGACTTCGGCACCGCGACCAAGTTCGAAGCGATCGATTTCAACGGCACTTATAAGGGCGGTTCGATCGCGCCCGGGATCAACCTCTCGCTCGATGCGCTTGTAGGGAAAACCGCGAAGCTGCCCCGCATCGCAATTCGCTCACCGGAAAGCACAAGCGTCATCGGACGCAACACCGAAGATCAGATGCTCATCGGAGTGTTCTGGGGCTACGTTGCGATGATGGAGGGGATCGTTGCCCGCATGAAGAAAGAGATCGGGCGCCCGACCAAGGTGATCGCAACGGGCGGGCTCGCTATCTTGTTCGATGAGGCGACTGACATTTTCGACATAGTCGACGCCGACCTAACAATCGAAGGCCTCGCAATTCTTGCGCGGCAGGCCGCCGAATAA
- the nuoN gene encoding NADH-quinone oxidoreductase subunit NuoN — translation MDFASSFALVMPELLLTAAGLILLLVAAWGGDKLARPVAILAVSALFGAGIMTVPGLHFGVDGPDTFAFGTLMKVDSFALFSKALIYLAAIGCLIVAPAFFNSAAAGAERGLRAEYPVLVLFATLGMSIMVSASDFMTLYLGLELNSLAAYVLASILRADQRSAEAGLKYFVLGALASGILLYGISLLYGFTGGTDFASVRAGLEGELSTGQLFGLIFVMAGLAFKIAAVPFHMWTPDVYEGAPTPVTAFFATAPKVAAVALTARVVFEVFGGQVLAWQQIVMFAALASIVFGALGAIGQENLKRLLAYSSINNIGFILLGLAVASPAGASAMLIYLFIYVAMSLGSFVALLMLRSEDGNLFETFGDIAGLAVTRPAIAWCLLLLMFSLAGIPPLLGFYSKFVVFQATVEAGLVVFAAIAIAASVIGAFYYIKFVKVMFFDEPAGVATGKSGAAHWVLLAITAVIISPLGYLLTPSLTDLADKAARALFMAV, via the coding sequence ATCGACTTTGCATCCTCTTTCGCGCTCGTCATGCCGGAACTGTTGCTGACCGCAGCGGGCCTCATTTTGCTGCTGGTTGCAGCATGGGGCGGTGACAAGCTCGCTCGTCCGGTCGCGATCCTGGCTGTTTCTGCGCTGTTTGGTGCCGGGATCATGACGGTTCCCGGCCTGCACTTCGGTGTCGACGGGCCGGACACTTTCGCGTTCGGCACGCTCATGAAGGTCGACAGCTTCGCGCTGTTTTCAAAGGCGCTGATCTACCTTGCGGCCATCGGCTGCCTCATCGTGGCGCCCGCGTTCTTCAATTCAGCCGCTGCCGGGGCAGAACGAGGCCTTAGAGCTGAGTACCCGGTGTTGGTCCTGTTCGCGACGCTCGGCATGAGCATCATGGTTTCGGCCAGCGATTTCATGACGCTCTATCTCGGTCTCGAATTAAATTCGCTCGCAGCTTACGTGCTCGCATCGATCCTTCGCGCGGACCAGCGCTCTGCGGAAGCGGGTCTGAAATACTTTGTTCTCGGCGCGCTTGCCTCTGGCATTCTGCTTTACGGGATAAGCCTGCTTTATGGCTTCACCGGCGGGACCGACTTTGCGAGTGTGCGGGCCGGGCTCGAAGGCGAACTTTCCACCGGGCAATTGTTCGGGTTGATCTTCGTCATGGCAGGCCTTGCGTTCAAGATCGCGGCGGTGCCGTTCCACATGTGGACGCCTGATGTTTACGAGGGCGCGCCAACCCCTGTCACCGCCTTCTTTGCCACCGCACCCAAGGTAGCCGCAGTCGCGCTTACCGCTCGCGTTGTATTCGAAGTGTTCGGCGGTCAAGTCCTCGCATGGCAACAGATTGTTATGTTCGCAGCGCTCGCCTCAATCGTTTTCGGCGCGCTCGGCGCTATCGGTCAGGAGAACCTCAAGCGCTTGCTCGCCTATTCCTCGATCAACAATATCGGCTTTATCCTGCTGGGCCTTGCAGTGGCGTCCCCAGCGGGGGCGAGCGCGATGCTTATCTATCTGTTCATCTATGTCGCGATGAGCCTTGGCAGCTTCGTAGCGCTTCTCATGCTGCGCAGCGAAGACGGCAACTTGTTCGAGACCTTCGGCGATATTGCTGGCCTGGCAGTGACGCGCCCGGCGATTGCCTGGTGCCTGCTCCTGCTCATGTTCAGCCTTGCGGGTATTCCGCCGCTGCTCGGCTTTTACAGCAAGTTCGTGGTGTTTCAGGCAACAGTTGAGGCCGGTCTGGTGGTCTTCGCAGCCATCGCTATCGCGGCGAGTGTCATTGGTGCATTCTATTACATCAAGTTCGTCAAGGTAATGTTCTTCGATGAGCCCGCTGGCGTCGCCACCGGCAAGAGCGGAGCCGCGCATTGGGTGTTGCTGGCAATCACCGCCGTGATCATCTCACCGCTTGGCTATCTGCTCACGCCGTCGCTGACTGATCTTGCGGACAAGGCGGCACGCGCGCTCTTCATGGCGGTTTGA
- a CDS encoding biotin--[acetyl-CoA-carboxylase] ligase, with the protein MIRFIEETGSTNADLAASLRSGDPPARDDWLVARRQTAGKGRQGREWFDGTGNFMGSTVVAIRDGDPPPASLSFVAALAVADAIHETSDGPIRAELKWPNDVLIARAKVSGILLEMVDRSVVVGIGVNLAMAPKLADRRTAALADFGQAPNLETFAEELARRFASYVTIWRGSGLAAVLRAFLDASIHRTGDPVQVHDTDGSRIEGAFAGLDPLDGALKLNLADGSERVIRAGDIT; encoded by the coding sequence TTGATCCGCTTCATAGAGGAAACCGGCTCCACCAACGCCGATCTCGCAGCGTCGCTGCGTTCTGGCGATCCACCCGCACGGGATGACTGGCTCGTCGCTCGCCGACAGACCGCTGGTAAAGGACGGCAAGGGCGCGAGTGGTTTGATGGGACGGGCAATTTCATGGGCTCGACCGTGGTCGCCATTCGCGATGGTGACCCACCGCCAGCCTCGCTTAGTTTTGTCGCAGCGCTCGCGGTCGCTGACGCGATCCATGAAACAAGCGATGGGCCGATACGCGCTGAACTCAAATGGCCCAATGACGTCCTGATTGCGCGGGCAAAGGTTTCGGGCATCCTGCTCGAAATGGTAGATCGCAGTGTCGTGGTGGGGATCGGTGTCAATCTGGCAATGGCACCCAAACTTGCGGACCGCAGGACCGCAGCGCTAGCCGATTTTGGACAGGCACCAAACCTTGAGACCTTTGCCGAAGAGCTCGCGCGCCGATTTGCGAGCTATGTCACGATCTGGCGCGGGAGCGGCCTTGCCGCGGTTCTGCGCGCTTTTCTCGACGCTTCAATCCACCGGACCGGCGACCCTGTGCAAGTGCACGACACCGATGGCTCACGGATTGAAGGAGCATTCGCAGGGCTCGATCCGTTGGACGGCGCGCTCAAGCTGAACTTGGCGGATGGCTCCGAACGTGTCATTCGAGCGGGCGACATTACCTAA
- a CDS encoding DUF1467 family protein: MQWTSILAVYFLFWVMSAFMLLPFGVRTADEEGIEKVPGQAESAPTNFRPGPLVIKATIIACVLTTLFVLNFEYGWLSAEDLDIFPEPPTQIGPRD, from the coding sequence ATGCAATGGACCTCGATCCTTGCGGTCTACTTCCTGTTCTGGGTGATGAGTGCCTTCATGCTCCTGCCTTTCGGCGTGCGCACGGCGGACGAGGAAGGTATCGAAAAGGTGCCAGGACAGGCTGAGAGCGCACCGACAAACTTCAGGCCTGGGCCGTTGGTGATCAAGGCAACGATCATCGCATGCGTACTGACAACGCTGTTCGTGCTCAACTTTGAATATGGCTGGCTGTCTGCCGAAGATCTCGACATCTTCCCGGAGCCGCCCACGCAGATCGGGCCGCGAGACTAG
- a CDS encoding ATPase translates to MSGGHHIRAVGPNAAQDAQSETESAASMPADDAASDAELDLSEYTEEYADEAAFEDDTYVTASRFGWVTPALAFSVVAIWTGLYVWAMQDQLLNAASAPPAQWTRWIIDWSVPVLLVCVVWLLTMRHSRAEARRFAETAALLSQESRELEDRLTVVNRELSLAREFLGAQSRELESLGRIASEKLSTHAAELQSLIKSNGAQVDAIGSASETALGNMNRLRDDLPVVANSARDVTNQVGAAGRTAQEQLDKLVTGFERLNQFGKASENQVSALNNRVGKILASFGSQIAAVEDTVGKRLEAVKTMAADYRTQVQAAEEQAIAAIGQRISSLESETEAVSIKLRDAETGALNQLLASKKRFEEEVGKTVESLDRLDAHALAASQKRIHELNQEAIRFDERLGIRDRKFLEEMTRRQEEFETREAQASEILAQRLADLDDALAERRSAQAQETEKLVAHSAAIGEQLEKLSTLIGSIDRQGEATRNGLTAGLSDLDKQLAEKRAALSETEAQLAELTESGIRLLEIIQSGAKYSREDLPEAIETALGSLGSVEERADKLSSIMFSTRENAEGLADYLLDTQGKISDTESQVANLQAKLTEQSEEALSRLQGLRGGFTRLSLESSEFAEGTQDTLRIALNTLEDATKSAFAALEDGAREKVGTLAQTISKEAAQEIERALRNDTAETVGKLEQAASHAAGVGREATAQLRDQLAKVNELTVNLEQRVSRARELAEEQVGNDFARRMALITDSLNSNAIDIASSLSSEVTDTQWDAYLKGDRGIFTRRAVRLVNSAEAKEIAELYQRDDAFKANVSRYIHDFEAMLRAMLSTRDGNALGVTILGSDMGKLYVVLAQAIERFRQ, encoded by the coding sequence ATGTCAGGCGGACACCATATCCGGGCTGTGGGCCCCAACGCCGCGCAAGATGCGCAATCCGAAACCGAATCGGCAGCTTCGATGCCTGCCGACGATGCCGCAAGCGATGCGGAACTCGACCTTTCGGAATACACAGAGGAATATGCCGATGAGGCAGCCTTTGAAGATGACACCTATGTAACCGCGTCGCGTTTCGGATGGGTCACCCCTGCACTGGCCTTCAGCGTGGTCGCAATATGGACCGGGCTATATGTCTGGGCGATGCAGGATCAGCTGCTGAATGCGGCCAGTGCACCGCCTGCTCAATGGACACGGTGGATCATAGACTGGTCGGTGCCCGTCTTGCTCGTTTGCGTGGTGTGGCTTCTGACCATGCGTCATTCGCGCGCTGAAGCGAGGCGCTTTGCCGAAACCGCCGCGCTCCTTTCCCAAGAAAGTCGTGAACTTGAAGATCGGCTGACCGTGGTGAACCGCGAGCTCAGCCTTGCTCGTGAGTTTCTCGGTGCGCAATCGCGCGAACTGGAATCGCTCGGCCGGATCGCGAGTGAAAAGCTTTCGACTCACGCCGCCGAACTCCAATCGCTCATCAAATCAAACGGCGCTCAGGTCGATGCGATCGGCAGCGCGAGTGAAACGGCGCTCGGCAATATGAACCGGCTTCGCGACGATCTTCCGGTCGTTGCCAATTCTGCCCGAGATGTGACGAACCAGGTGGGCGCTGCCGGACGCACTGCACAAGAACAGCTGGACAAGCTGGTCACCGGATTCGAACGCCTCAACCAGTTTGGCAAGGCTAGCGAAAACCAGGTGAGCGCTCTCAACAATCGAGTGGGTAAAATTCTCGCCAGCTTCGGGTCACAGATCGCCGCGGTCGAAGACACCGTCGGCAAACGGTTGGAAGCGGTCAAAACCATGGCTGCCGACTATCGCACGCAGGTTCAAGCCGCCGAGGAGCAAGCCATTGCGGCTATCGGCCAACGCATCAGCTCGCTGGAAAGCGAAACTGAAGCAGTCTCGATCAAGCTGCGCGATGCTGAAACAGGCGCGCTTAACCAGTTGCTTGCCTCGAAGAAGCGCTTCGAAGAAGAGGTCGGGAAGACGGTGGAGTCTCTCGATCGCCTCGATGCCCACGCTCTTGCCGCCTCGCAAAAACGAATCCATGAGCTCAATCAGGAAGCCATCCGCTTCGATGAACGCCTCGGCATTCGCGACCGCAAGTTTCTCGAGGAGATGACCCGCCGCCAGGAGGAATTCGAGACACGCGAAGCTCAAGCTAGCGAGATACTGGCGCAGCGCCTGGCCGATCTCGACGACGCGCTTGCAGAGCGGCGCAGTGCGCAGGCTCAGGAAACCGAGAAACTCGTCGCCCATTCTGCCGCTATTGGTGAGCAGCTTGAAAAGCTTTCGACACTAATCGGTTCGATCGACAGGCAGGGCGAGGCGACGCGTAACGGGCTGACCGCAGGACTTAGCGATCTCGACAAACAACTGGCCGAGAAGCGCGCCGCGCTAAGTGAAACCGAAGCGCAACTGGCCGAATTGACCGAATCGGGAATCAGGTTGCTTGAGATCATTCAATCCGGCGCGAAGTATAGCCGCGAGGATCTGCCCGAGGCGATAGAAACTGCGCTCGGATCGCTTGGCTCCGTGGAAGAGCGCGCGGACAAGCTTTCCAGCATCATGTTCAGCACGCGCGAGAATGCGGAAGGACTGGCTGACTACCTTCTGGATACGCAGGGCAAGATCAGCGACACCGAAAGCCAGGTGGCAAACTTGCAGGCGAAGCTGACCGAGCAATCCGAAGAAGCGCTCTCGCGCCTTCAGGGCCTGCGTGGTGGCTTCACCCGCCTGAGCCTTGAAAGCAGCGAGTTTGCCGAAGGTACGCAAGACACACTCCGGATCGCACTCAACACTCTGGAAGACGCCACCAAATCCGCTTTCGCCGCTCTCGAAGACGGCGCGCGTGAAAAGGTCGGCACACTCGCGCAGACCATATCGAAGGAGGCCGCGCAGGAAATTGAACGCGCCCTGCGCAACGACACCGCTGAGACTGTCGGCAAACTCGAACAGGCGGCAAGTCATGCAGCCGGCGTAGGCCGTGAGGCAACCGCGCAGCTTCGCGATCAGCTTGCCAAGGTGAATGAACTGACAGTGAATCTGGAACAGCGCGTATCGCGGGCACGCGAGCTCGCCGAAGAGCAGGTCGGCAATGATTTCGCACGGCGCATGGCTCTCATAACGGACAGCCTCAACTCAAACGCCATCGACATCGCGTCCTCACTGTCGAGCGAAGTCACCGACACCCAGTGGGACGCCTATCTCAAGGGCGACCGCGGCATCTTCACGCGGCGGGCAGTGCGCCTCGTCAACAGCGCAGAGGCCAAGGAGATTGCTGAGCTTTATCAGCGAGACGATGCGTTCAAAGCCAATGTCAGCCGCTACATCCACGACTTCGAAGCGATGCTGCGCGCAATGCTGTCGACCCGAGATGGTAACGCCTTGGGCGTTACGATCCTCGGTTCGGACATGGGCAAGCTCTACGTTGTTCTCGCTCAGGCGATCGAGCGTTTCCGCCAGTAA
- a CDS encoding sensor histidine kinase KdpD, producing the protein MNRQQSIAAARGLTDASDRLLSADEPLAELHEACGGTLPGTLAIPELLALVRRARGLGLRIAREFSAFDGEELVSGFARIQPIDDDEIGGCEVIVENWHRAVHSETTSHEDAQRIDEVDRATAEVRARLDARQQVQLVSVCVPDAVSFIDAIEAQPGCAWSDYVELQGISHQQPLHWRLLDGASATIPGSSRNWRVRLIPLGPNGAAPRGFELLLLSNEPLPAEGKGTEPAQVGGAHSRIIGSALTPVLRQPIARIIANAETIRTRLAGPLRDEYSEYAGNIAAAGQHLSGMLDDLADLEVVEAPGFSTASERVDLADVARRATGILGVRARDRKIDFVIEESDDPVIATAEFRRVLQIFINLIGNAIAYSPEGSTVTVTAQIEGEGLVSASVSDEGPGVDAGQAEKIFDKFERLGRDSDGGNDTGSGLGLYISRKLALAMGGDLEIVQPDEGEAIAGAQFKLTLAAADSSNS; encoded by the coding sequence GTGAACCGGCAGCAATCCATAGCAGCAGCCCGCGGGTTGACCGATGCGAGTGACAGACTTCTGTCCGCCGATGAGCCGCTTGCCGAACTCCATGAGGCCTGCGGCGGCACTCTGCCGGGCACGCTCGCCATTCCAGAGCTGCTGGCACTCGTGCGCCGCGCGAGAGGGCTGGGACTTCGCATAGCGCGAGAATTCAGCGCCTTCGATGGCGAGGAGCTTGTCAGCGGATTTGCCCGTATTCAGCCCATCGACGATGACGAAATTGGCGGATGCGAGGTTATTGTCGAAAACTGGCATCGCGCCGTGCACAGTGAGACGACCTCGCATGAGGATGCGCAACGGATTGACGAAGTCGACCGTGCGACCGCCGAGGTGCGTGCGCGCCTCGATGCGCGTCAACAGGTCCAGTTGGTCAGCGTCTGCGTCCCTGACGCGGTCAGCTTCATTGATGCGATCGAAGCGCAGCCGGGCTGCGCGTGGTCCGATTACGTTGAATTGCAGGGCATTTCCCACCAACAGCCGCTTCATTGGCGTCTGCTCGACGGGGCTAGCGCCACGATACCCGGCTCCTCTCGCAACTGGCGCGTCAGGTTAATCCCCTTGGGCCCCAATGGCGCGGCGCCGCGCGGGTTTGAATTGCTGTTGCTGTCGAATGAGCCGCTTCCTGCAGAGGGCAAGGGGACGGAGCCGGCACAGGTTGGAGGCGCTCATTCACGCATCATCGGCAGCGCGCTCACGCCGGTCCTGCGCCAACCCATCGCGCGCATCATCGCGAATGCTGAAACCATCCGTACACGGCTCGCCGGGCCTTTGCGGGACGAGTACAGCGAATATGCAGGCAACATCGCGGCTGCGGGTCAACACTTGTCAGGCATGCTCGATGACCTCGCCGATCTTGAGGTGGTTGAGGCTCCCGGCTTCTCAACTGCCAGCGAGCGGGTGGACCTTGCCGACGTTGCCCGACGGGCGACGGGAATTCTCGGCGTGCGTGCGCGCGATCGCAAGATCGACTTCGTAATTGAAGAGAGTGACGATCCGGTCATTGCGACTGCCGAATTCCGCCGGGTGCTCCAGATATTCATCAACCTCATCGGCAACGCCATCGCTTACTCTCCCGAGGGGAGCACCGTCACGGTAACCGCGCAAATCGAAGGCGAAGGCCTGGTGAGCGCGAGCGTGAGCGACGAGGGGCCGGGCGTCGATGCCGGGCAGGCCGAGAAAATCTTCGACAAGTTCGAACGGCTTGGCCGCGACAGCGATGGCGGGAACGACACCGGCTCGGGCCTCGGGCTTTATATCTCGCGCAAGCTTGCTCTTGCGATGGGAGGCGATCTCGAAATCGTTCAGCCTGATGAGGGCGAAGCGATCGCCGGCGCGCAGTTCAAGCTGACGCTGGCCGCTGCGGATAGTTCAAATTCCTAA